The following proteins are co-located in the Engraulis encrasicolus isolate BLACKSEA-1 chromosome 2, IST_EnEncr_1.0, whole genome shotgun sequence genome:
- the ccdc97 gene encoding coiled-coil domain-containing protein 97, producing the protein MWGEIEPSPQTAVCVVETNSDKTEAEPDQSVSCTPPTSTLRSRNESSSPPDVPREYDKSAHPTYLNDMIEAVAVSRSPVKSQQLGEPDLTLGERRQILLELFETKPLVFLERYQAHLKPEHLVAFSDVISDSRAQYYVEEVQKRAGKQANRTNVRNHRYAALRALQKEGQYFSEEQMRFREPLLYEQYIGQYLSEDEILQRSQEAMESGTTGGLADLLINSYQERVLQGRLQEQQDKEDGAQEEEDEEEDDDDDEPRRGGQAEWEPNEQEKAMLREEFLSQMHQRFLDGKDKDFNYSEVDDNPDYDNLDIVSRDAEDRYFDEDDDDEEEEEEEEEETDMIQQ; encoded by the exons ATGTGGGGAGAAATCGAACCGTCTCCCCAAACTGCTGTCTGTGTAGTTGAGACAAACAGTGATAAAACTGAGGCTGAACCAGATCAAAGTGTCTCTTGCACACCTCCGACCTCAACGCTGAGAAGTAGGAATGAGAGCAGCTCACCGCCTGATGTGCCTCGGGAGTATGACAAAAGTGCACACCCCACCTATCTCAATGACATGATTGAGGCTGTAGCTGTCAGTCGCAGTCCAGTGAAAAGTCAGCAACTTGGGGAGCCTGACTTGACACTGGGGGAGAGGAGGCAGATCTTGTTGGAGCTGTTCGAAACCAAGCCGCTAGTTTTCTTGGAGCGCTACCAGGCACATCTAAAACCAGAGCACCTAGTCGCCTTCTCCGACGTCATCTCAGATTCCAGGGCTCAGTACTACGTCGAAGAAGTCCAGAAGCGAGCAGGGAAACAAGCCAACAGAACCAACGTCCGCAACCACCGCTATGCAGCTCTACGGGCATTACAGAAGG AGGGCCAGTATTTCAGCGAGGAGCAGATGCGTTTCCGGGAGCCGCTCCTCTACGAGCAGTACATCGGGCAGTACCTGAGCGAGGATGAGATCCTGCAGCGCTCCCAGGAGGCCATGGAGAGCGGCACCACCGGGGGGCTGGCGGACCTCCTCATCAACTCCTACCAGGAGAGGGTGCTGCAGGGACGCCTGCAGGAACAGCAGGACAAGGAGGATGGagcacaggaggaagaggacgaagaggaagatgacgacgatgatg AGCCACGCAGAGGAGGCCAGGCGGAGTGGGAGCCCAACGAGCAGGAGAAGGCAATGCTGAGAGAAGAGTTCCTCAGCCAGATGCACCAGCGCTTCCTGGACGGCAAAGACAAAGACTTCAACTACAG TGAGGTGGACGACAACCCAGACTATGACAACTTGGACATTGTGAGCCGTGACGCAGAGGATCGTTATTTTGATGAGGATGACgacgatgaagaggaggaggaggaggaggaagaagagacggATATGATTCAGCAATGA